In Deltaproteobacteria bacterium GWC2_55_46, a single window of DNA contains:
- a CDS encoding tRNA (adenosine(37)-N6)-threonylcarbamoyltransferase complex ATPase subunit type 1 TsaE, with product MEESFTYMSTTPEETERLGEELSGKFREGDCVALLGELGGGKTRFVRGIARGLGSKGFVKSPSFTIINIYEGGRLPLYHIDLYRIHRPEDFHAAGLDEYVYGKGVSVIEWADRTPWLIRECRISVRFRYVSEGEREIEVRIKGAGK from the coding sequence ATGGAAGAGTCCTTCACATACATGTCTACCACCCCTGAGGAGACCGAGCGCCTTGGAGAGGAGCTTTCAGGGAAGTTCAGGGAAGGGGACTGTGTTGCCCTCCTTGGAGAGCTCGGCGGCGGCAAGACCCGCTTCGTAAGGGGGATCGCGCGCGGCCTCGGCTCAAAGGGCTTTGTCAAAAGCCCGAGCTTTACGATAATCAACATATACGAGGGCGGCAGGCTGCCTCTTTACCATATCGACCTCTACAGGATACACCGGCCGGAGGATTTCCACGCCGCCGGCCTCGACGAGTACGTCTACGGCAAGGGCGTATCTGTCATAGAATGGGCCGACAGGACCCCGTGGCTTATACGGGAGTGCAGGATAAGCGTCCGGTTCAGGTACGTAAGCGAGGGCGAAAGGGAGATCGAGGTACGGATTAAAGGGGCTGGAAAATAG
- a CDS encoding holo-[acyl-carrier-protein] synthase, which produces MIHGIGIDALEVSRFKRAMDRWGERLTSRLFTGGELAYCMRHRSPERHLSARFAAKVSFFKALGRVLPYREVEVVKDSSGAPSIMARGLGGGLKVNLSISHDGDLSIAETIIEVCP; this is translated from the coding sequence GTGATCCACGGCATAGGCATAGACGCCCTGGAGGTCTCCAGGTTCAAAAGGGCGATGGACAGATGGGGCGAGAGGCTTACTTCCCGCCTTTTTACCGGCGGTGAGCTCGCCTACTGCATGAGGCACAGGAGTCCAGAGCGTCATCTTTCAGCCCGTTTCGCCGCGAAAGTGAGTTTCTTCAAGGCCCTTGGCAGGGTGCTTCCGTACAGGGAGGTCGAGGTCGTAAAGGATAGCTCCGGCGCGCCGTCTATAATGGCAAGGGGGCTTGGCGGCGGCCTCAAGGTCAACCTGTCGATATCTCATGACGGGGACCTGAGCATAGCCGAGACCATAATAGAGGTCTGCCCGTGA